In one Elephas maximus indicus isolate mEleMax1 chromosome 9, mEleMax1 primary haplotype, whole genome shotgun sequence genomic region, the following are encoded:
- the LOC126083125 gene encoding uncharacterized protein LOC126083125, which produces MLLRGGDASEIPTGAFRAFPQLHLLSVTHTHISALANLTFAGAQGGGLRSLDIGHNRLRSCEVEVAAFGGLGALEELILVANALDAWEEAWLQGTPQLQRLLLSGNRLAHLGPGAFQRAPRLQELSLAANRLSCLSTNVLLGLPDLARLDVSDNKLLVIEQGALLPLGALSELRLAGNRLTALPSLPGALATLTLWGNPWACGCPLVTALRLLGPRVQEPGRVLCHSPSPLLGQRVLSVGTVCLASADTRLWSKPAHLSGLYGFLGGLLAALLLGLFGSCVWRHWKLGLTTVPLDASQAATGRPLGSHWECLSRALPAPLPLSLGKERKAEEQGSSPLRGAGILLPMGSGSGEWREDQESHPAQRLPVPAGQPGPQGPGPEHVGLGRQSSELPSSLGTPGGPPETASGPMARCHSTPLLASTTQDDGRQNDSEPQGVGLAPGKLDADQGVPGWERGFEAQGDEKAPCAPMWMSAPWSHSALTVSAAPLDRDPGLSTSSLGRHQGKGFTCYGPTALDQSRNRPGVGSPPRPASELEGGSEPPTPPSVLDTGSRWPEGPGPQDGAGEGAVAEAGNKCGAPEVSEFCDPNCLDSEGAAGRGNRRAVLQRTALEHPWTNHTSCSDNSCPGLGATQVLERPGSSLGPPSDTDLCGQDPAEDSRDEASTSLGDGADPENKLKGRGQTAHPLSAGGASGWRPCSGVSPSPTLLPLSPAALNITGAEGGCGRPQRVFRSVFRLPITGPERQGQVLPLAPALGGPGQAPSDSDRQDSLQALYSKLPVGRARGRARVLHLEQLAPAALELSVLSNLHFCQIPQALGSLRSPQALGSLFSQDAAPKAALEHE; this is translated from the exons ATGCTGCTTCGTGGTGGCGATGCCTCCGAGATCCCCACGGGCGCCTTCCGAGCCTTCCCTCAGCTTCACCTGCTCTCTGTCACACATACCCACATCTCTGCCCTGGCCAACCTCACCTTCGCAGGAGCTCAAGGCGGCGGCCTCAGGAGCCTGGACATTGGGCACAACCGGCTCCGGAGCTGCGAGGTGGAGGTTGCGGCCTTCGGGGGCTTGGGGGCGCTGGAGGAGCTGATCCTGGTGGCCAACGCCCTGGACGCCTGGGAGGAGGCCTGGCTGCAGGGCACACCACAGCTGCAGCGCCTGCTCCTCTCGGGGAACCGCCTGGCACACCTGGGTCCTGGAGCCTTCCAGCGGGCGCCCCGGCTGCAGGAGCTCTCCCTGGCTGCCAACCGCCTCAGCTGCCTGAGCACCAATGTGCTCCTCGGCCTGCCAGACCTGGCCAGGCTGGACGTCTCAGACAACAAGCTGCTGGTCATCGAGCAGGGTGCCCTGCTGCCCCTGGGCGCCCTCAGTGAGCTGCGGTTGGCAGGGAACCGGCTGACGGCCCTGCCTAGCCTCCCTGGGGCTCTGGCTACCCTGACTCTTTGGGGCAACCCTTGGGCCTGCGGCTGCCCCCTGGTCACGGCCCTGCGCCTCCTGGGACCCCGAGTTCAGGAGCCTGGCCGAGTCCTCTGCCACAGCCCGAGCCCCCTGCTTGGCCAGCGCGTCCTGAGCGTTGGCACTGTCTGCTTGGCTTCTGCAGACACTCGGCTCTGGTCCAAGCCCGCCCACCTGAGTGGCCTCTAcggcttcctag GGGGCCTGCTGGCTGCTCTGCTCCTGGGTCTATTTGGCAGCTGCGTGTGGCGGCACTGGAAACTTGGCCTGACGACCGTCCCCCTGGACGCCAGCCAGGCAGCAACTGGCCGCCCCCTGGGGAGCCATTGGGAGTGTCTGTCCCGAGCCCTACCTGCTCCCCTCCCACTGAGCCTgggaaaggagaggaaggcagaagaacaGGGGTCCAGCCCCCTCCGCGGAGCCGGGATCCTGCTTCCCATGGGTTCTGGATCCGGGGAGTGGCGTGAGGACCAGGAGTCTCACCCCGCTCAGCGGCTGCCTGTCCCTGCTGGGCAGCCTGGCCCTCAGGGTCCCGGGCCTGAGCATGTGGGGCTGGGCAGGCAGAGCTCAGAGCTACCCTCCAGCCTGGGCACTCCTGGGGGCCCCCCCGAGACAGCATCAGGGCCGATGGCCAGGTGCCACAGCACACCACTTCTGGCTTCCACTACCCAGGACGATGGCCGACAGAATGACTCAGAGCCTCAGGGTGTGGGCCTTGCTCCAGGAAAACTGGACGCTGATCAGGGGGTGCCGG GCTGGGAGAGGGGCTTTGAGGCTCAGGGGGATGAGAAGGCACCATGTGCCCCAATGTGGATGTCAGCTCCCTGGTCACATTCAGCCCTTACGGTGAGTGCCGCCCCTCTTGACAGGGATCCTGGGCTCAGCACCAGCTCGCTGGGGAGGCACCAGGGGAAGGGGTTCACCTGTTATGGCCCCACAGCCCTTGATCAGAGTAGGAACCGCCCAGGAGTTGGGTCCCCACCCAGGCCTGCCTCAGAGCTTGAAGGAGGCAGTGAGCCCCCCACACCGCCCTCTGTCCTGGACACTGGGAGCCGCTGGCCTGAAGGTCCAGGGCCCCAAGATGGGGCAGGAGAGGGGGCTGTGGCAGAAGCTGGAAACAAGTGTGGAGCCCCTGAAGTCTCGGAGTTCTGTGACCCAAACTGCTTGGACAGTGAGGGGGCAGCAGGAAGGGGGAACAGGCGAGCCGTCCTCCAGAGAACGGCCCTGGAACATCCCTGGACGAACCACACCAGCTGCAGTGACAACTCCTGTCCGGGCCTGGGGGCCACGCAGGTGCTGGAGAGGCCAGGGTCTTCCCTGGGACCCCCCTCTG ACACTGATCTTTGCGGCCAGGACCCAGCAGAAGATTCCAGAGATGAGGCAAGCACTTCTCTCGGAGACGGAGCTGATCCCGAAAACAAGCTGAAGGGCAGGGGGCAGACAGCCCACCCCCTGTCAGCTGGCGGAGCCTCGGGCTGGAGGCCCTGCTCTGGAGTGTCCCCGAGTCCAACCCTGCTGCCCTTAAGTCCTGCTGCCCTCAACATCACTGGGGCTGAGGGTGGGTGTGGCCGTCCCCAACGGGTCTTCCGGTCCGTGTTCAGGCTGCCTATCACGGGGCCTGAAAGGCAGGGGCAGGTGCTCCCCCTAGCCCCTGCCCTGGGAGGTCCAGGCCAAGCCCCCTCGGACTCTGACAGGCAGGACAGCCTGCAGGCCCTGTACAGCAAGCTCCCTGTGGGGCGGGCCCGAGGGCGGGCGCGGGTCCTGCACCTGGAGCAGCTGGCGCCTGCAGCCCTGGAGCTCAGTGTGTTGTCCAACCTGCACTTCTGTCAGATTCCCCAGGCCTTGGGCAGCCTCAGATCCCCCCAGGCCTTGGGCAGCCTCTTCTCCCAGGATGCCGCCCCGAAGGCTGCCCTGGAGCACGAGTAA